The genomic window taaataaataaaatgtgtgGGGGATCCTTGGTTAATTATGCTATGTTTAGTTATGTGAAATTAAGTGTGTATGGTGTGCATATCAGATccatggaaaaaaaataaaaatgataagataataagaagagaaaaaacaaaaaacaaaaaacaaaaaaaagtgttTGGTGTGTTTTGTTTTGCGTTATCATTCACGCTAATGGGCGTGAAGCGTGATTTGACTATGTCATGCTTGTATTGTGGTTTGATTCAGTTATAATAAGAACTACCATTGTGTGTGTAACGATCCTCTTCTCAAAGTAATTTGTTTATTAGAAAAGAAAACTCCATAATGCACACGTTCAGTTTTGAAGTGTATTTAAGTGAAATTTAAAtactctaaattttgaatttttattttagaggataaAACGTAATCTCTTATTcttgaataatttattttttatatttttttttggtcctacttataaaataaatgataagagatcactttttactttctaaagtgaaattcaaaatttagaggatccaaatttattttagtaatacgatcattttataaaaaaaatgatagaGAATTAGTAGAATttagtatttttaattattagttagttaataatatttaaaaatatgagataaaaatatattattaaataattagactaaaaaattagatttatgattaaaaataataataaaaaataataaattttcaattttgtGCATCCACACGTCCGTGCATCTGATTTTGTGCTTATCcgattttaattttaaacaattataaaatttaaatgttgAAATTGAACCTATGGATTTGTGTGGTGTTTGAAAAAAATTTAGGAAAACAGAATCTACTGTAATCTTTCACATTTGATTCTATAAGTGGGACtaaaaataaatgaaagaaaGAATAATAAATGGTTAAATTAAATATTGTAcattatctaattttttttattaaaaaagatcCACTTCCAAAAATTTATATACACTAAAATCGACCCNNNNNNNNNNNNNNNNNNNNNNNNNNNNNNNNNNNNNNNNNNNNNNNNNNNNNNNNNNNNNNNNNNNNNNNNNNNNNNNNNNNNNNNNNNNNNNNNNNNNNNNNNNNNNNNNNNNNNNNNNNNNNNNNNNNNNNNNNNNNNNNNNNNNNNNNNNNNNNNNNNtatttttaatattttgaattattttaatttttacccTTAAGTTTTTGGATGGGATAAGAATAAATACAGACAAAAAAAACAAATGATtggaaatttttaattttgatatggagGGGTTGATGTAGTATAGTAGTGATATAGGGGTTTATGGTGTTTCACGGAGATGTGATGGCTGGGTAAAGGAAATTAGACGGACCGATTTGGTGGACGAAAATCGGACGGACCGATTTCAGGACGCGGCAGGTGCACCAATCAGACCCACCGATTTGGGCTCCCTGTCCACACGTCACGCATGCAGCCCTCCTTGGTTGGCCCATGATTCCCTCATCCAAAAGACCATTGTTTTCCCCTTCCCAACAGTATACCTTTTACTCTCGTATCACTCTCTTCAATACACACTCAACTCCACCACTTTCTTCCTTTATCACCATTGTTGGACTACAACAAaccttcaaaaaaatttaaagaaaatgccAAGAAGACCAAAAATTAAAGAAGTAAATCAACCAGAGTTTCATATTGTTAATTATCTTGGGCATCCaaattatgtaagtttttattttttaataatctgatttaataataataatagtgataaTATTACATTTTATTAGCGATATATATTATAATGGCACTAAGTAGAGATTAACTATGTATATGTGTATGATTTTATTGTTAGGTGGTTAGAAATAGAAATCAAAATAGGAATTAatcatgtatgtatgtatgatatGGTGCTCTACGGaagaattggattttttttttaatggttaTTGCCTTATtggttaaaataaaataataaagaatgaataaatgtaagaaagaaggagaagaaggaatGAGATCTGTACATAATAGAGTAGAGTAGATTgatatattgttgttgttattattattattagcagtAGTAATTAAGTTTagtaaattattataattaataataaaaatttaataaattattttatttatgatcattaataattgaattttaatttagtaaaatttagaCAATAAATTAGTAATAACTaaacttagattaggaaattatTATTATGATGCCGtgttatgaataataataataataaaattagtatGCTGttttatgaataataataacaataataaaattagtATACTGTTTTACAAATAAATAGTTTATCAGTCGTGAAATTATTCTGGTTAGTTAGTTAAGGTtaaataatttttgttataaGATAATGAATATGATTAAAGGATTTTTGTATAACAGATTTACTGTGTATATTTGAAATGCAATTATGCTGGAATTAGTTATAATGGACATGTAAGGATAGTTGTGTTTTTGAGAATATAGTTATATTATACAGGTACTTATAGCATAAATGTGATATTGTAGAGTTCACGGATGTTGATGTGTGATCATTTAAAGCCGTCGGATCCATACAACCAAATTGTTGAGTCACATTTACGCGAGACTGGATTTTATTATGTTTCACAAATTGGAATTATCCAATGTCAGTCAGCAATGAGTAATGCTCTGATTGAGAGATGGCGGCCTGAGACTCACACATTTCATTTTCCGGTTGGTGAGTGTGCCGTGACCTTGGAGGATGTGGCGATAATTTTCGGTCTGCCGACAAATGGTCTTCTGGTTACAGGACCGACCATGAGTAGTTTTGAGGCATTGGAAGCCGAGTGCTTGCACCAATTTGGAGTGGCACCGAGGAAGACGGACTGTAGAGGGAGCTTTATAAAATTAACATGGTTTAGGGGTTTGAAAGATCGTATAGTGTTGAATGATGATGTGCACATTCAGATGTATGTAAAGTGTCACATAATGTTGTTATTTGGGACAATTCTGTTTGGAGATAAGTCAGGTGCAGCTGTGCATTGGAAATTTTTACCTTTGCTCCGTAACTTTGGTCAGATCATACAGTTTAGTTGGGGTTCGGCATGCCTGGCATACTTGTATAGATCATTGTGTAAGGCAACTCGTGTCGACTGCAAGGAGATGGATGGTCCACTGACACTGTTGCTCACTTGGGCTTGGATCCGGCTACCATTTCTAGCGCCGATTCCCGGCAATCCCCGAGTGTTTCCAATTGTAAACAGGTAATTTTGATTAAAGTATACATTGAAAGAATTGATAGAAATTGTATTTTGTTTTCCACAAGATAATTTAACTAATGGATTGTCCGACGGCAGGTGGCGTAACTGGGACCGTGAAAACTATGCCTACCGATATAAAACGCTTGCGCACTACAGGAGGTTTTGGATGATCTACAAGAAGGACATGTATTTTGTAAAATACAAGTACCTTATGTAACTTGTTAAGTGAATTAATTGTTGTGTAATCATCTAACTGGTTCGATGTGTCCAGTTTATTTGGCAGGCTTATGGCATTGGAAACATCGACCCAGACGTGATTCCTTTAGACATCCGTCATAATTCGGTTATCTGGAGTGCCACAATGCCACTTATATCTTTTGAATGCATCGAGTGTCATACATCTGATAGAGTCAGGAGGCAATTTGGATTGAGACAGGGTGTTCCTAATCAAGAGCAGGATCTAGGTGCATCACACGGTGAAAATCTAACTGGGCCTAAGAATCAAGATTGGGCCAATACCCACTATTTTTGGGTGATGCAGTGGACCAATCGGTATAGTCACACTCTCTCTGATGACTTGGTGCATTTACATTATCCATTGGAAATTTACATGCATTGGTACCGAGAAGCATTTGGTGACCACTTGCAATTGTCGAACCTTGTATTCGAAGAGAATCCAGAAGGTCctccaccaccatcaccaccgGCACCGGAACCGGAATCGGTACCTCCACCACCACCGCCACCGGAACCGCCACAACAGGGGTTGAGTATTTTGCACCATATGTTCCTGACACGCATCCGTCTGATTATTTTTCAGCGTCAGTCCCGGTACATCATGTAAACATTATGAACGTACACTTGCCAGTCCAACCGCTGATTTGCACAACAAGCAAACACATGTCGACACGGAATTCAGTCAACCTGGAATTCACCACAGTCGCAACAACGGTGGCGTAGGTCAACTGCATACTCAACCCCACTCGGCATCTCGCGTACCTCAAATACTTCATTTTCTCTATCAAAACAACTAACCTGTATGTTACCCGATGCTCGTTGATTTGCATGCAGCTTGGAGGTCACCATCTCAGAGAACACAAGTCCAGCATTAATTCGGGCTTCAGCCTCGGCTCTTTTTCTAGTGAACAACTCATTCAGTCTGTAAAATGTAGCCTTAACAAGCGCAGTCACCGGGAGATTGCGTGCACCCTTTAAGACAGAATTGATGCACTCCACAAGATTGGTGGTCATATGACCCCATCGGTATCCACCATCAAATGCCAAAGCATACTGCTCACGTGGGATCCGATCAAGCCAGTTGGTGTAAGCCTCACCCCGTTCCTTTAATCGTTCATAGCGCATCTGGTACTCCCTGGTCGTCCTCGAGTATCCTATGAAAAATATTCAGTCAACAATGAACACCATTCTATTTGATCGTACTTACAATAAATTCAAAGTTCATTGTATTTAAACTTACCAATGTTGACGATGAGCTTCTGCAAGTAAGGTGCCTTGAACTTCCTCAAGAAGTTGGACTCAATATGCCGGATACAAAACATATGGAATGCTCTAGGAGGAGACCAAACCCCCATTACTTCTCTCAATAGCTGACCTAATAGAATCGTGTCGATCAGAGATAAGTCCCACACCATCACGTGTCACCACATGTTGACGCAAGTTACTCAGAAAAAAGTACCatgcatcagaagtctctccctccactatGGCGAATGCAATAGGCACGATGTTGTTATTACCATCTTGTGAGACTGCAACCAATAAACAACCCTTGTATTTTCCATACAAATGAGTCTCGTCCACCTGCATCACTGGCTTGCAGTGTCTGAAGGCCCTTATACaagggtaataactccagaagactcTATGCAGTACACGTATATCAGGAACCAAATCATCCCCTTGGTAAGCAGGCATTGTTTCAAAGTGAACCACTGCTGATGGCTCCTTGTGACACATGGTCTCAAACCATATGGGCAAAGCTTCATATGATGCTTCCCAACCTCCGAAAATTGATTCCACCGCCTGGTGCTTTGCTAACCAAGCCTTTCGATAACTGATGGTGTAGTTAAACTTTGACTGGACTTCATCAATGACTGATTTTACCTTTATAGACAGGTCAACCTCTACCAACGACTTAATTGCTTCTGCAACTGTCTTGGAATCCAGCTTCGAATGGTCTTGAGAAATAGTAGACCTAGTACAAGTGTGACTTCCATTGTATCTCCTTATCTCCCAACAGTACTTCTTCTGCATTTTGGTAACCTTGATTAACCAGTCACAACCATTGCCATATTCTGTACATTTGGCATAGAATGTCGTTGGTTCCGACTCATATACCCGATAGTCTACACCTCTCCGGATGGTATAATCTTTTATTGCCTTGATTACTGCCTCCCTTGAACTGAATTCCATCCCCACTGTGAAATCACCATCCGCCACAACAGGAAGCGCTGCATACATCAAAAGAAATAAATCCTGTATTATGTACTCAGTAATAAATCATTTATTACAACTCAATTAATAAACACACTTTACCATGTAAGATCATAATagtctttttttttcgctattctATCTATGTAAAGAACAACTAAATATAATCCATAACAAAAaactattaattaataaaaaaaatcaaatgctATGGTCACAAATGACTATCCACATATCACATATATTACTCATCTGACTTATTGATCAGCTACTACAGAGTTTCACAATGCTGTCTAGCTTTACGCACCTGCATTTATATATTGCGAAAACTCCGGTGCGTGCATAGCCTCCAAATCCAACGACCGCATGAAAGAAGGCTCCTAAAACGGATGCGGGTTTACTAGTGCATTTGTAACTTCCGCCACATCTGCGTTCATGGCGCCGCCAGCTTCATCTTCGTCTTCACCTGGACCAACGATCTCAtagttactttcaaattcatcctcGCTTTCACTATTATAATCTTTCAATTCAATGTTACGGTCCGCTTCAGATtgctcaaactcaacatacaactcgatgCACGACATTCGGTGGCAATTTTccatatacattgaaaacatttcATGCATACTCACTTCATCCGTCACGTACTTGGTCTGAAATTGAACAAACCCACCAAACACAGATAAAGGATACCTGTACAAAATACACGATACTCTCCTAGATCTTTGAGAATCTATctctcacaaatcacacctttcAATTCCTCAAATGACAATGTGAACGGAATAACAACACCTAATGGATTTTCACACACAAATTGAACTCCTTCATATGTTTGCAACAAAATCTGCCcataataatatattttcaaCACAACTCTATCATCCATATCAGTATACGTACTTGCCTATTCTCACACTCACTGAAATCTATTCTACAAGAATGAAGGAAAAGaatgagagaagaggaagaacatCAGCTGAGACCGGCGATGAAGAAATGAGGcttctatgatttttttttttcattttatgtaTGTAGTTACAGGCGAATCGGACGGACCGACCGCGTGCCACACAAATCGCTCGGTCCGATTGGTGCACTGccggtttaaaaaaaaaattttggccaCCCGAAATCGGTGAGTCCGATTACTGCACTCTCCGTTTTATGAAATTGGGCTCCCACAAATCGATGGGTCCGATTTGATGTAAACTGAATCTCTCTCTCACACAAATCAGTGGGTCCGATTTGTATTCCTTCCTCTCTCTCTGCTTGAAATCGGACCCACCAATTTCTTCCCTCCAAATTCTTAAACGCAACGCAGTCATAACAGTATAATTTTTCCTAATAATCATAACGCAGCATAACTCACACCactaaatcatataaaaaaaaatcagcccAAATGATTGACGCTTAAAAAATATAAGAgaatagataaaattaaaataattcttaaaaataaatacatctgaaaacattaaaaaaatattggCCAGAAGAACACTTTACccttaaataaattatttgatgGATGGAGAAAAATTTTAGTTAATCAAATATAGAAGCTATTCATAATGATGATACTTTATGCttgattatattatattattttcagttTAATTTGTAATCATTGGTTTCAATTATGTTTAAGTATCAATACTTTAATTCTATATACATAAGACAATAGAAGTTAACATCAATCAAATGAAGTAAATGGTATAAAACAATTCCCCATATAATTTTTTAGTAATATATTGTGATTAAAGGTTCATATATTTGGCTAATACTTAAAAAAAATGAGATCAGAAGTTAAACGTGTGTAAATTATgtggaaagatattttttagtaGGAGAGAAATAactttatatttttaaaagataactTAGAACTTGTTTAGgtgaacttttaaaaaaaaattttttttgagttatttttttttaaaagatcttataaaaaagtaaaagtaattttatgtttgggtatttcatgcaaaaagatttttttatctatcaattatgtttgggtataacgatataaaagtatttatttatttatttattatatgaaaaacatcttttttttaaggaaaaatatctttaaaaaaaatataaattacagcttctcaaaaaaaagattttttgtttttagtacttttactactaaaaatttttcaaacacgttaaaaaaaaaaaaatttattaaaaaaatatctttcttatCAAAATAATGACGCTCAAACAAGTACTTAATATTATTGTACAGATCAGAGCATCTGCATCCATATTAGATTTTTTGTTGTAATGTTATTATGTTTGGACAACTAGCTTTTGTTTTAATTCTTTTAACCTATATTTAGTCATTGTTGATTAATACCATTATATCATATAATAACTTATTATGAAAAACTCAACTAGCATTATTATATCATGGCGTTTTATTTTCATGAATTCGTCAAATTCAAGAGGTAGGCAAGGCTAACCAAAATAATAAACTATATCGTAtaacaacattattattattattgtttttataCAATGAGAAGTTATTATTTTGTTTAGGTTTAAGTATTCTCTGGGTtgctataattttattaaatttgtaattcgatttttatattttttttaattaaatttctatcgtaataaaaatattaaaattaaaaaatattctgttaaattaTACAGaatatttaatcaaatatatattaggtatatttattttatttaatgaaatattttattaattttaacatttttattatgacaagaatttaattataaaatctaagATAGTATAAGAACTCaatcaaatatatataattaaacttTTTGTTTATATATTGGTATGTATACTTGTAACTCTTGGTATAAGGAGGAGACACG from Arachis ipaensis cultivar K30076 chromosome B09, Araip1.1, whole genome shotgun sequence includes these protein-coding regions:
- the LOC110266966 gene encoding serine/threonine-protein phosphatase 7 long form homolog — protein: MLMCDHLKPSDPYNQIVESHLRETGFYYVSQIGIIQCQSAMSNALIERWRPETHTFHFPVGECAVTLEDVAIIFGLPTNGLLVTGPTMSSFEALEAECLHQFGVAPRKTDCRGSFIKLTWFRGLKDRIVLNDDVHIQMYVKCHIMLLFGTILFGDKSGAAVHWKFLPLLRNFGQIIQFSWGSACLAYLYRSLCKATRVDCKEMDGPLTLLLTWAWIRLPFLAPIPGNPRVFPIVNRWRNWDRENYAYRYKTLAHYRRFWMIYKKDMYFAYGIGNIDPDVIPLDIRHNSVIWSATMPLISFECIECHTSDRVRRQFGLRQGVPNQEQDLGASHGENLTGPKNQDWANTHYFWVMQWTNRYSHTLSDDLVHLHYPLEIYMHWYREAFGDHLQLSNLVFEENPEGPPPPSPPAPEPESVPPPPPPPEPPQQGLSILHHMFLTRIRLIIFQRQSRYIM
- the LOC107616305 gene encoding uncharacterized protein LOC107616305, producing MSCIELYVEFEQSEADRNIELKDYNSESEDEFESNYEIVGPGEDEDEAGGAMNADVAEVTNALDLFLLMYAALPVVADGDFTVGMEFSSREAVIKAIKDYTIRRGVDYRVYESEPTTFYAKCTEYGNGCDWLIKVTKMQKKYCWEIRRYNGSHTCTRSTISQDHSKLDSKTVAEAIKSLVEVDLSIKVKSVIDEVQSKFNYTISYRKAWLAKHQAVESIFGGWEASYEALPIWFETMCHKEPSAVVHFETMPAYQGDDLVPDIRVLHRVFWSYYPCIRAFRHCKPVMQVDETHLYGKYKGCLLVAVSQDGNNNIVPIAFAIVEGETSDAWYFFLSNLRQHVVTRDGVGLISDRHDSIRSAIERSNGGLVSS